A window from Schistocerca gregaria isolate iqSchGreg1 chromosome 8, iqSchGreg1.2, whole genome shotgun sequence encodes these proteins:
- the LOC126284576 gene encoding cuticle protein 6.4-like translates to MVTVVAALRRAVLAVALLWLVSVAYAAPAPGPAAKGDLQTDSSYGFGYYGYPGFYGYGYGFPYRYGYGYGYGYGFPYYGGYYGFYGHPFF, encoded by the exons ATGGTTACTGTCGTCGCCGCACTCCGCCGTGCC GTGCTGGCCGTGGCGCTGCTGTGGCTGGTGTCGGTAGCGTATGCCGCCCCCGCTCCCGGCCCTGCAGCCAAGGGCGACCTGCAGACGGACAGCTCATACGGCTTCGGCTACTACGGGTATCCCGGTTTCTATGGTTACGGATACGGCTTTCCCTACCGATACGGATACGGATACGGTTACGGATACG GCTTCCCCTACTACGGTGGTTACTACGGATTTTATGGACATCCCTTCTTCTAA